One Echinicola strongylocentroti DNA window includes the following coding sequences:
- a CDS encoding dienelactone hydrolase family protein yields MKKLSKKDIKQEVFDLYDAYAHNKLERRVFLEKLSAYAVGGITLASLTSFLMPNYQDNIQISQDDPALKTETITYSSPKGGGKIAAQLSRPANAKGKLPGIVIVHENRGLNPYIADVGRRAADAGFITIAPDALTPLGGYPGNDDEGRALQRQRDRDEMLADFMAAFDYLRASDECTGNIGVVGFCFGGWISNMMAVKVPKLKAAVPFYGSQPPLELVSQINAPLMLHYAELDERVNTGWEAYEKALKKNNKPYTAYFYPNANHGFHNDTTPRYDEESAKLAWERTIEFFKENLT; encoded by the coding sequence ATGAAAAAGCTCAGCAAAAAAGATATCAAACAGGAAGTTTTTGATCTTTATGACGCTTATGCCCACAATAAATTAGAACGTCGTGTTTTTTTAGAAAAGCTTTCCGCATATGCGGTAGGAGGAATCACACTCGCTTCATTGACCAGTTTTTTGATGCCCAATTATCAGGACAATATTCAAATAAGCCAAGATGACCCCGCCTTAAAAACAGAAACCATCACCTATTCCTCTCCCAAAGGTGGCGGCAAAATTGCTGCACAGCTCTCCAGACCGGCCAATGCCAAGGGAAAACTCCCGGGAATAGTCATCGTCCATGAAAACCGTGGGCTCAACCCCTATATTGCCGATGTAGGCAGAAGGGCTGCCGACGCTGGCTTTATCACTATCGCACCGGACGCACTCACTCCTCTCGGAGGCTACCCGGGCAATGACGATGAAGGCAGGGCCTTGCAGCGACAACGGGACCGGGATGAGATGCTAGCGGATTTTATGGCGGCATTTGACTATCTCCGGGCAAGTGATGAATGTACCGGAAATATCGGTGTAGTTGGCTTCTGTTTTGGTGGCTGGATATCCAACATGATGGCTGTAAAAGTACCTAAGCTCAAAGCTGCTGTGCCTTTTTACGGTAGTCAGCCTCCGCTGGAGCTGGTTTCCCAAATCAACGCTCCCTTGATGCTTCACTATGCAGAACTGGACGAACGGGTCAATACCGGGTGGGAGGCTTATGAAAAAGCCCTCAAAAAAAATAACAAGCCCTACACGGCTTACTTTTACCCAAATGCCAACCACGGCTTCCACAATGACACCACTCCACGATACGATGAGGAATCGGCTAAACTGGCCTGGGAAAGAACCATTGAGTTCTTTAAGGAAAACCTGACCTAA
- a CDS encoding glycoside hydrolase family 5 protein, translated as MNKLFSLLMILLLGCSASTDGRPASQATDNDIISPLSVEGIQLVDDQGNPIMLRGVSFGWHNWWPRFYNAGVVKWLKEDWKANVVRAAMGVEPEGAYLDNPDWSINKVEAVVEAAIEAEVYVIIDWHSHHIHLEEAKDFFKKMATKYGNHPNVIYEIYNEPESDTWQEVKAYSEEVIKVIREIDPDNLILVGSPHWGQDVHLAADDPIVGYDNIMYTLHFYAATHKDFLRKRADYALGKGLPLFVSECASMEATGDGEINQESWQAWYDWMEENQISWLAWSISDKDETCSMLHPSASSAGKWQAGDLKEWAKLVKTYLNR; from the coding sequence ATGAACAAGTTATTTTCCTTGCTGATGATCTTGCTTTTGGGCTGTAGTGCCAGTACAGATGGCCGTCCAGCTTCCCAAGCTACTGATAATGATATAATAAGTCCACTTTCCGTGGAAGGCATACAACTGGTAGATGATCAAGGGAATCCTATAATGCTACGAGGGGTGAGTTTTGGGTGGCACAATTGGTGGCCGCGCTTTTATAATGCCGGCGTGGTCAAATGGCTCAAGGAGGACTGGAAGGCCAATGTCGTCCGGGCGGCGATGGGAGTGGAGCCAGAAGGGGCCTATTTGGATAATCCTGATTGGTCAATCAACAAAGTGGAAGCGGTGGTGGAGGCTGCCATAGAAGCGGAGGTCTATGTGATCATTGACTGGCACAGCCATCATATCCATTTGGAAGAAGCCAAGGATTTTTTTAAGAAAATGGCCACCAAATACGGGAACCACCCTAATGTGATCTATGAAATTTACAATGAGCCCGAGTCAGATACTTGGCAGGAAGTGAAGGCATACAGTGAGGAGGTGATCAAGGTGATCAGGGAGATTGATCCCGATAACTTGATTTTGGTGGGTTCTCCCCATTGGGGTCAAGATGTGCATTTGGCTGCTGATGACCCCATTGTTGGCTATGACAATATAATGTACACGCTGCACTTCTATGCGGCTACGCATAAGGATTTTCTCCGAAAACGTGCCGATTACGCATTGGGAAAAGGCTTGCCATTGTTCGTGTCCGAGTGCGCTTCCATGGAAGCTACTGGTGATGGAGAGATCAATCAGGAATCCTGGCAGGCTTGGTATGACTGGATGGAGGAAAACCAAATCAGCTGGTTGGCTTGGTCCATTTCTGATAAAGATGAAACCTGTTCCATGCTCCATCCATCCGCATCATCTGCGGGGAAGTGGCAAGCGGGGGATTTGAAGGAATGGGCCAAGCTTGTCAAGACCTACTTGAACCGATAA
- a CDS encoding RagB/SusD family nutrient uptake outer membrane protein: MKKNIFIIALAAGSLFSCQDFLQEEMVATLTQERYNSPEGIEELVNGAYEGLRFHHNYEWSYALTNYGTDEFTNGGGVNHVMYNTYTGLLNPAEETDLRPLWDNMYAQINVCNIGVQNIPEVYTDPNSATTRDTRLGEVLFLRGFNYLKLVEQFGAVPMKLTPTEGDEADFPRATVAENMAQIISDLRRAEQLLPPTASQVGRITQSAAQHYLAKAYLFRASERNAEITQANDLDSAAYFADEVINNSGRSLAPDYQDIFEYTAVNGPNESLSEIILSSQFDNNQALLGRYGNQTHMYFLSIYRNFPGMTRDLENGREFDRLKPTDFALDNFDRVNDSRFYKSIKTSYIASLSSDNIPEWTADNAPSPEMVGQPKFTQGDTAIIYLINEASDQRFTDDYKDSFAPLMLVRNTPDGTDWGLSTYPSLSKYLDPFRTNFNDAKGTRDGILARLSETYLIAAEAYGRMENYGQALQYINEVRQRAAYQAGEERGRVYHLAEEVPYEENGSTAEDMIATEAVFTPGTPEAATEIYPESVGSKADMFVHFVLNERARELLGEFHRWVDLSRTGTLLQRARAFNPEAAPNVSERHILRPVPQSYLDALIINGQPLTAAEKDAMQNPGY, translated from the coding sequence ATGAAAAAGAATATCTTCATCATAGCACTGGCAGCCGGTAGCCTCTTTTCTTGTCAGGATTTCCTGCAGGAAGAAATGGTCGCTACCCTGACCCAGGAGAGGTACAATTCGCCTGAAGGAATTGAAGAATTGGTCAATGGTGCCTATGAAGGGCTCCGGTTTCACCATAATTACGAGTGGTCTTATGCATTGACCAACTACGGTACGGATGAATTCACGAATGGGGGTGGTGTAAATCATGTAATGTATAATACCTACACCGGCCTGCTCAATCCCGCAGAAGAGACTGATTTACGGCCTTTGTGGGACAATATGTATGCGCAGATCAATGTCTGCAATATTGGTGTCCAGAATATTCCAGAGGTATATACCGACCCTAATTCCGCTACCACCAGAGATACTCGCTTAGGTGAGGTATTGTTTCTGAGAGGGTTTAATTATCTGAAGCTCGTGGAGCAATTTGGTGCGGTACCGATGAAGCTGACACCTACGGAAGGTGATGAAGCTGATTTTCCCCGTGCCACTGTGGCCGAAAACATGGCCCAAATCATCAGTGACCTGAGAAGGGCAGAGCAGCTCTTGCCTCCTACGGCTTCGCAGGTAGGGAGGATTACCCAATCTGCCGCTCAGCATTACCTGGCCAAAGCCTACCTTTTCAGGGCCAGTGAGCGCAACGCAGAAATCACCCAGGCCAATGACCTGGACAGCGCAGCTTACTTTGCAGACGAGGTGATCAATAATTCGGGCAGGTCACTAGCTCCGGATTATCAGGACATTTTCGAATATACAGCAGTAAATGGACCCAATGAAAGCTTGTCGGAGATCATCCTTTCTTCCCAGTTTGATAATAACCAAGCATTGCTGGGTAGGTATGGAAACCAGACGCACATGTACTTCCTGTCCATTTACCGTAACTTCCCCGGCATGACCAGGGATTTGGAAAATGGCCGTGAGTTTGATCGGTTGAAGCCTACTGATTTTGCGTTGGACAATTTTGACCGAGTGAATGACTCCAGGTTTTACAAGAGTATCAAGACGTCTTATATCGCTTCGTTGAGCAGTGACAATATCCCTGAGTGGACAGCGGACAATGCACCAAGTCCAGAAATGGTGGGACAGCCAAAATTCACCCAAGGGGATACAGCGATCATTTATTTGATCAATGAAGCCAGCGATCAGCGGTTTACAGATGACTATAAGGATTCTTTCGCTCCTTTGATGCTAGTAAGAAATACGCCAGATGGCACGGACTGGGGCTTGAGTACCTACCCTTCCCTTTCCAAGTACTTGGATCCCTTCCGTACCAACTTCAATGATGCCAAAGGCACACGAGATGGGATTTTGGCCAGACTTTCTGAGACGTATCTGATCGCGGCAGAGGCTTATGGCCGCATGGAGAATTATGGGCAAGCATTGCAATACATCAATGAGGTAAGGCAAAGAGCAGCGTATCAGGCAGGTGAAGAAAGGGGCAGGGTGTACCATCTTGCTGAGGAAGTGCCTTATGAGGAAAATGGCAGTACTGCGGAAGATATGATCGCGACAGAAGCGGTGTTTACGCCCGGGACGCCAGAAGCTGCCACGGAGATCTATCCTGAAAGTGTCGGCTCCAAGGCAGACATGTTTGTACACTTTGTGTTGAATGAACGAGCCAGAGAGTTGTTGGGAGAATTTCACCGATGGGTGGATCTTTCCCGTACAGGGACATTGCTCCAGCGTGCGAGGGCATTTAATCCAGAAGCAGCTCCCAATGTTTCAGAAAGGCATATCCTGAGACCAGTGCCACAGAGTTATCTGGATGCGCTCATCATCAATGGCCAGCCATTGACTGCGGCAGAAAAAGATGCCATGCAGAACCCTGGATACTAA
- a CDS encoding polysaccharide deacetylase family protein, giving the protein MRKTILTSLLCTLPVLPFSQILKQPIPDKLVVLTFDDAPASHYSVVAPLLRQYGFGATFFVCEFPPNFSDSTKYMNWRQMQALDRMGFEVANHTKTHAHVNELDKRQIIEQLGYIEDKCDSLGIPAPRSFAYPAYDISETCFEVLEEKGYDFARAGGKRGYDPVKDHPYLIPSWATKEDNKAEIMDALKAAKNGKVVVLTIHGVPDIEHPWVNTPPALFKEYLQFLKDNHYQVISLRDLAQYIDPDEAKKSIAIDTSKPYKN; this is encoded by the coding sequence ATGAGAAAAACCATTTTAACTTCCCTTCTCTGTACACTTCCTGTATTACCTTTTTCACAAATCCTAAAACAGCCTATCCCAGACAAGCTGGTAGTCCTCACCTTTGACGATGCGCCAGCCAGTCATTACTCCGTGGTGGCACCTTTGCTCAGGCAGTATGGATTTGGGGCGACATTCTTTGTCTGTGAATTTCCTCCCAACTTCTCCGACAGCACCAAATACATGAACTGGCGACAGATGCAGGCGCTGGATCGGATGGGGTTCGAAGTGGCCAACCATACCAAGACCCATGCCCATGTCAATGAGCTGGACAAACGGCAAATCATCGAGCAGTTGGGATATATTGAGGACAAGTGCGATTCCTTGGGAATCCCCGCCCCAAGGAGCTTTGCTTACCCTGCTTACGACATCAGCGAGACGTGTTTTGAAGTCTTGGAAGAAAAAGGCTATGACTTTGCCCGAGCAGGGGGAAAGCGCGGATATGATCCTGTAAAAGACCATCCCTACCTGATCCCCAGCTGGGCCACCAAGGAAGACAACAAAGCCGAAATCATGGATGCACTGAAAGCAGCTAAAAATGGCAAGGTGGTAGTCTTAACCATCCACGGCGTGCCTGACATCGAACATCCTTGGGTAAACACACCTCCGGCTCTCTTTAAGGAGTACTTGCAATTCCTAAAGGATAATCACTATCAGGTGATTTCGCTTAGGGATTTGGCACAATACATCGACCCCGATGAAGCCAAAAAATCAATTGCGATCGATACAAGCAAACCTTACAAAAATTGA
- a CDS encoding glycoside hydrolase family 88/105 protein yields the protein MQFRRITAFLATIMLLASVSTAQELPSKEEVMDQMVLTNNYFMEKWPDPGQNVITNKERSSNLWTRAVYYEGLMALYGLKQDQAYYDYAVKWGESHSWDLRNGTQTRHADNHCAGQTYIMLYEIDQKPERIEHIQASIDAMMDTYKINDWDWIDALQMAMPVFAQLTSLTGDAKYSERMYEMYMDTKVTQGLFNPHDDLWWRDSDFRPPYAEPNGNDCYWSRGNGWVVAAMVRTLELLPADDPHRFEYVQMLQRMLKAVLTVQRTDGFWNVSLHDPTHFEGKETSGTALFLYGMAWGVNNGLLEKEVYMPAIKKAWNAISTEAIHDNGFLGYLQGTGKEPKDGQPVTYTSKPDFEDYGLGCFLLAATEVYKLVD from the coding sequence ATGCAATTCCGACGAATAACCGCCTTCCTTGCCACCATCATGCTATTGGCAAGTGTCTCAACAGCCCAAGAGCTTCCCTCCAAAGAAGAGGTCATGGATCAGATGGTCTTGACCAACAACTATTTTATGGAAAAATGGCCTGATCCTGGCCAAAATGTCATCACCAACAAAGAACGCAGCAGCAACTTATGGACCCGAGCTGTTTACTATGAAGGGCTGATGGCCCTCTATGGCCTGAAACAAGACCAAGCTTATTATGACTATGCCGTGAAATGGGGAGAATCGCACAGCTGGGACCTTCGAAATGGCACCCAAACACGTCACGCTGACAATCACTGTGCCGGCCAGACTTATATCATGCTCTACGAAATCGACCAAAAACCTGAACGTATCGAGCATATCCAAGCCTCTATCGACGCGATGATGGACACCTACAAAATCAACGATTGGGACTGGATCGACGCCCTGCAGATGGCCATGCCGGTATTTGCTCAGCTGACCAGCCTTACCGGTGACGCCAAGTACTCTGAGCGCATGTACGAAATGTACATGGACACTAAAGTAACCCAAGGCCTGTTCAATCCCCATGACGACCTATGGTGGAGAGACAGTGACTTCCGCCCCCCTTATGCAGAACCCAATGGCAATGATTGCTACTGGTCACGTGGAAATGGCTGGGTGGTGGCTGCCATGGTGCGCACCTTGGAACTTCTTCCCGCTGATGACCCGCACCGCTTCGAATACGTACAAATGCTCCAACGCATGCTAAAGGCAGTATTGACAGTACAGCGTACAGACGGCTTCTGGAATGTCAGCTTACATGACCCTACACACTTTGAAGGCAAAGAAACTTCCGGTACAGCACTCTTCCTTTACGGCATGGCCTGGGGCGTAAACAATGGCCTCCTGGAAAAAGAAGTGTATATGCCTGCTATCAAAAAAGCGTGGAATGCGATATCTACCGAAGCCATACATGACAATGGTTTCCTAGGTTATCTACAAGGCACTGGCAAAGAACCAAAAGACGGTCAACCGGTCACTTACACCAGCAAACCGGATTTTGAAGATTATGGCTTGGGCTGTTTTCTACTGGCGGCGACTGAAGTGTATAAGTTAGTAGATTAA
- a CDS encoding acetylxylan esterase, producing the protein MKSVLSFLFTILGILSATAQNYPSRSNVLWVTEPDHSNWLYELGEEAKVTVSLYEFGMPVANAKVHYTVGPEMLDPDTAGFIDIKNGKGTVSLGTSNEPGFRDCWLTVTLHGQTYKHHVKVGFEPEKLQPYTNFPDDFEAFWSQAKREAAQTPMEVEKVFVPEYSSNKVNCYLVKLQAYQKGQQVYGYLTVPKKTGKFPVVFAPPGAGIKPMNPLKHIFYAESDVIRFDMEIHGIRPDLDGTTYKEISKAFGNGNNSYLVNGLDDRDSYYMKKVCLSCVRALDFLTTLPAWDGKNLIAQGGSQGGALALITAGLDDRVTACAANHPALSDMAGYKAGRAGGYPHLFKNFDGMDTPEKLKTLEYYDVVNFAKLIDVPVFMTWGYNDNTCPPTTSYIVYNSLDTEKEAYITPINEHWVSEKTRRVILDWIKSTLK; encoded by the coding sequence ATGAAATCTGTCCTCTCTTTCTTATTCACCATTTTGGGTATTCTGTCTGCCACTGCCCAGAACTACCCTTCCAGAAGTAACGTACTCTGGGTAACAGAACCTGATCATTCCAACTGGCTTTATGAACTCGGAGAAGAAGCTAAAGTCACGGTCTCCCTTTATGAATTTGGAATGCCGGTGGCCAATGCAAAGGTCCACTATACGGTAGGACCAGAAATGCTTGATCCTGACACAGCTGGATTCATTGACATAAAAAACGGCAAAGGAACAGTCTCTCTAGGCACATCCAATGAACCGGGATTTAGGGACTGCTGGCTTACGGTCACACTTCATGGACAGACGTATAAGCACCATGTAAAGGTGGGTTTCGAACCGGAAAAGCTCCAACCGTACACCAATTTCCCAGATGATTTTGAAGCTTTTTGGAGCCAGGCCAAAAGGGAAGCTGCCCAGACACCGATGGAGGTCGAAAAGGTCTTCGTACCTGAATACTCCAGCAACAAGGTGAATTGCTACCTGGTCAAACTCCAAGCCTACCAGAAAGGCCAGCAGGTGTATGGCTACCTTACCGTACCCAAAAAAACAGGTAAATTTCCTGTAGTCTTTGCCCCGCCGGGCGCAGGTATCAAACCGATGAATCCGCTTAAGCATATTTTTTATGCCGAAAGTGATGTCATCAGGTTTGACATGGAAATCCATGGCATCCGTCCCGACCTGGACGGCACAACGTACAAGGAGATCAGTAAGGCATTTGGCAATGGAAACAACAGCTATCTGGTCAACGGGCTGGATGACCGCGACAGTTATTATATGAAGAAGGTTTGCCTTTCCTGTGTCCGTGCACTGGACTTCCTGACCACCTTGCCCGCCTGGGATGGCAAAAACCTCATTGCCCAAGGAGGCAGCCAAGGCGGAGCACTTGCCCTGATCACTGCTGGTCTGGACGATCGGGTCACCGCTTGTGCGGCTAACCACCCTGCGCTCAGTGACATGGCAGGTTATAAAGCTGGAAGAGCAGGAGGATACCCCCACCTTTTTAAGAACTTTGACGGTATGGACACGCCCGAAAAGCTCAAGACACTCGAGTATTACGATGTGGTCAATTTCGCCAAGCTCATCGACGTACCGGTATTTATGACTTGGGGCTATAATGACAACACCTGCCCTCCCACCACAAGCTACATTGTTTACAACTCCTTGGATACCGAAAAAGAGGCTTATATCACCCCAATCAATGAACACTGGGTATCAGAAAAAACCCGTAGGGTCATTCTGGACTGGATAAAATCCACTCTAAAATAG
- a CDS encoding SusC/RagA family TonB-linked outer membrane protein, whose product MRKKQTPKNRINTKKWALMAMAFGAVGVSGAWSSHALASSTSRSLEMSVDQMDKTITGTVTVAATGETLPGVNILIKGTGSGTVTDLDGKFTLDVPSDETVLVVSSIGYVKQEITVGSRTAIDIAMEEDLQQLGEVVVVGYGTQKKSDITGAISQVSSEELKATPIQNALQGIQGRAAGVDIASNARPGEVGSIRIRGSRTVAGENDPLYVLDGVPLQSGGIEMLNPNDIESIEVLKDASASAIYGSRAANGVVLITTKKGKDGRAQINFDASMMVQNLRNLADYYDAPGYADYRRDAARGAGAYSTAYPNPEDDFDFFGADATAWNNIANGYDWVDRENLIPSMRPTTAAEQEMWGVSEVPSYDPSRLETTDWTDYVEQTGITQTYNLSSNWGNEKTKAFVSGGYLDQTGTNVGQDYKRYNALVNLEIQAVDWLKLGGSINASYSIQNYGYSAGGSRGGRTIYEAALGQLPYAKPYDANGNYIFNPGGDPNIVNPIQDGDYVINERTTLRAFGSFFAEAKLAEGLRVKTIFGPDIRNYRNGQFQSAESSLRGGGSASSTNYARLGQNQQLSWTWENLVYYDKVFGDHTLNATFLQSSSYWKTESSDMTASDLPYDSQLWYNLGSTNRGSLDGWGSGFSERTLMSYMARFNYSYKDRYLLTLTGRSDGASVLSEGNKWDFFPSFSLGWKIHDEAFMSDVNWVNQLKLRVGMGTVGNQTVGPYGTAGGLVQVPYVFGSDPANGYVTGNPKGSAQGALPNRNLGWEKTQQWNFGLDFGLWKDRLYGSVEYYSADTYDLLFDKTPNSVTGYSNITINTGKVRNSGVEVTLSSLNIDKNDFSWTTDINFSKNKNEIIELANGKQDDVVNQLFIGQPLGIYYDYNKIGIWQLNDADLLEQYSENGSDYEPGDIRVQDVNGDNRIDPNNDRMILGQTAPKWTGGITNTFNYKNFELSAFVYARWGYLVQGGAVDMSGRYASRVIDYWTPTNPTNAYPRADYNNGGQPIHYSAMNYQDGSFVKVRFISLGYTFPQDIIGKWGMSNLKLYTQVQNPFLFSKTDFIDPDSSYQIGGSNPSASSITTRSFVFGLNMTF is encoded by the coding sequence ATGAGAAAAAAGCAAACCCCAAAAAACCGCATCAACACCAAAAAGTGGGCGTTGATGGCAATGGCTTTTGGAGCTGTGGGAGTGAGTGGAGCATGGTCGTCCCATGCCCTGGCTTCCAGTACTTCAAGGAGTCTGGAGATGAGCGTTGATCAGATGGATAAGACCATCACGGGAACAGTAACTGTTGCGGCTACTGGAGAAACCTTGCCCGGTGTCAATATCCTGATCAAAGGTACTGGTTCTGGTACAGTGACAGACTTGGACGGTAAATTTACGTTAGATGTTCCAAGTGATGAGACGGTGTTGGTTGTGAGCTCCATCGGTTATGTAAAGCAAGAGATCACGGTGGGTTCTCGTACAGCGATCGACATCGCCATGGAGGAAGACCTCCAGCAGCTCGGCGAAGTGGTCGTGGTGGGGTATGGTACCCAAAAGAAAAGTGATATTACCGGGGCCATTTCACAGGTGTCTTCAGAAGAACTGAAAGCGACACCAATCCAAAATGCCCTTCAAGGGATACAAGGACGAGCTGCGGGGGTGGACATCGCCAGTAACGCCCGCCCAGGGGAAGTAGGCTCCATCAGGATTAGAGGTAGTCGTACTGTAGCAGGTGAAAACGATCCCCTTTATGTATTGGACGGTGTTCCCCTCCAGTCTGGTGGGATAGAGATGCTTAATCCTAATGACATCGAGTCCATAGAGGTGCTGAAAGATGCCTCTGCTTCTGCTATTTATGGATCCAGAGCAGCCAATGGTGTGGTATTGATTACCACCAAAAAAGGCAAGGATGGCCGCGCGCAGATCAATTTTGATGCGTCCATGATGGTGCAGAATTTGAGAAACTTGGCCGACTACTATGATGCTCCTGGTTATGCAGATTACAGAAGAGATGCGGCCCGTGGTGCAGGAGCTTACAGTACCGCCTATCCCAATCCAGAAGATGATTTTGACTTTTTTGGGGCCGATGCTACGGCGTGGAACAATATCGCCAATGGCTATGATTGGGTGGACCGGGAAAACCTAATCCCCTCCATGCGTCCTACTACTGCTGCTGAGCAGGAAATGTGGGGCGTTTCGGAAGTCCCTTCATATGACCCCAGTAGACTGGAAACGACCGATTGGACGGATTATGTGGAGCAGACGGGGATTACCCAGACCTATAACCTTAGCTCCAACTGGGGAAATGAAAAGACCAAGGCATTTGTCTCTGGTGGCTACTTGGACCAGACCGGTACCAATGTCGGCCAAGATTACAAACGGTACAATGCATTGGTAAACCTGGAAATTCAGGCAGTGGATTGGTTGAAGCTGGGTGGCTCTATCAATGCTAGCTACAGCATCCAGAATTATGGTTATTCAGCTGGAGGCTCCAGAGGCGGGCGAACCATTTATGAAGCAGCACTGGGCCAATTGCCTTATGCCAAACCCTATGATGCCAATGGGAACTATATCTTTAACCCAGGCGGTGACCCGAACATCGTCAATCCGATTCAGGATGGCGATTATGTGATCAATGAGAGAACCACCCTTCGCGCATTCGGTAGCTTTTTTGCGGAGGCAAAATTGGCCGAAGGATTAAGGGTGAAAACGATCTTTGGTCCGGATATCAGAAATTATAGAAATGGACAGTTTCAGTCTGCCGAATCCAGTCTACGGGGTGGAGGATCAGCCTCTTCTACCAATTATGCAAGGCTAGGACAAAACCAACAGCTATCTTGGACATGGGAAAACCTCGTGTATTATGACAAGGTATTTGGTGACCATACATTAAACGCTACGTTCTTACAGAGTTCTTCATATTGGAAAACTGAAAGCTCAGATATGACTGCTTCCGACCTGCCTTATGACAGTCAGTTGTGGTACAATCTCGGCTCTACCAACCGTGGATCTTTGGACGGCTGGGGGTCTGGTTTTTCTGAGCGAACCCTCATGTCCTACATGGCCAGGTTCAATTACTCGTATAAAGACCGATACTTGCTTACTTTGACGGGACGCTCAGATGGAGCTTCTGTATTAAGTGAAGGGAATAAATGGGATTTCTTTCCTTCATTCTCATTGGGTTGGAAGATCCACGATGAGGCCTTTATGTCAGATGTGAATTGGGTAAACCAGTTGAAATTAAGAGTAGGGATGGGTACTGTAGGTAACCAGACAGTAGGGCCATATGGAACCGCTGGAGGATTGGTGCAGGTGCCGTATGTCTTCGGAAGTGATCCTGCCAATGGTTATGTAACCGGAAACCCAAAGGGCTCTGCTCAGGGAGCTTTGCCTAACCGAAACCTTGGATGGGAAAAAACCCAGCAGTGGAATTTCGGCTTGGACTTTGGTCTTTGGAAAGACCGTTTGTATGGTAGTGTAGAGTATTATTCTGCTGATACTTATGACCTGCTATTTGATAAAACACCAAATTCGGTAACTGGATACAGCAATATCACCATCAATACCGGGAAAGTACGAAACAGCGGGGTGGAGGTGACCTTGTCCTCATTGAATATCGACAAGAATGACTTTAGCTGGACCACTGATATCAACTTTTCCAAAAATAAAAACGAAATCATCGAACTGGCAAATGGAAAGCAAGACGATGTGGTGAACCAGCTATTTATTGGCCAACCCCTTGGTATTTATTATGACTATAATAAAATAGGTATTTGGCAGTTGAACGATGCGGATTTATTGGAGCAATACAGCGAAAATGGCTCAGATTACGAGCCAGGTGATATCCGTGTCCAAGATGTCAACGGTGATAATCGAATAGATCCCAATAATGACCGGATGATCCTGGGCCAGACGGCACCAAAATGGACGGGTGGTATCACCAACACCTTTAACTATAAGAACTTTGAACTATCGGCTTTTGTCTATGCCAGATGGGGATACCTGGTTCAAGGGGGGGCGGTGGACATGTCCGGAAGATATGCTTCCAGGGTCATCGATTACTGGACACCCACCAATCCTACCAATGCCTATCCAAGAGCCGATTACAATAATGGCGGTCAGCCCATTCATTACAGTGCGATGAACTACCAAGATGGATCATTTGTGAAAGTTCGTTTTATCTCACTGGGATATACCTTCCCACAGGACATTATTGGGAAATGGGGCATGAGCAATTTGAAGCTCTATACACAGGTGCAGAATCCATTCCTGTTTTCAAAAACAGACTTCATCGACCCGGACAGCAGCTATCAGATCGGCGGCTCCAATCCAAGTGCATCCAGCATTACGACGAGAAGTTTTGTGTTTGGTCTGAACATGACTTTCTAA